In Parus major isolate Abel chromosome 3, Parus_major1.1, whole genome shotgun sequence, the following are encoded in one genomic region:
- the LCA5 gene encoding lebercilin: MGERVRSSDSEQERKSDEDKNSDSYYSDEGNASRSSSQSPALSTPSTSQEKRHHKTQTSNSLLHYRATKKLDSKYAPSKRGTRWGFRSQSLTRDSPAKDIDLVTKRVLSARLLKINELRNELTELHIKLDELQKENRALKRLQHRQEKALNKFEDTENEISQLLARHNNEIRILRERLRKSQERERATERRLKDTEDELYRSKSVLQKLKKLSADKHLAERDDLAKKLALAESKLEDREKRIKDLERNLELSGSSFQRELHSKKKKLCEAQEENRVLQEELNQLNQKLKEKERELEAKNIYANRMLKPSPRKDTDMVQRRRANNQNIKKGLQLTKGVQTSGCFSPAELLPESEFVCGDTANKKEGILLKIEKETQDKEWKEQTELLRQDQDREKEEKLKHFQEIQSLEERVPKLPDEWQRKEYDKIKKESNFLLNKEEKVKMATEIHKPEIERESTEALEERRKREFLLAKMQEIDREIQNTTSTKLTSQAPLINTARKPDSLEKKEKTTPFLEIPGKVTNGFPLKESQDDATRAQGQKQRNVRTVDLRSELAFGSYVPSFGKGSGRPSWLTQKSDKLEENAKENVDFDSKKEKKSNLMEQLFGSSASTIVLSKNNNTSPLDIDWDSSNKTFVDKNSKVKEDSGLFGEGRSLNRHRLQYTTNKPGVNTLGSLEDEIEEVVLQ, encoded by the exons atggGAGAAAGAGTAAGGAGCTCAGATTCTGAACAGGAGAGGAAATCAGATGAGGATAAAAATAGTGACTCCTATTATTCAGATGAAGGTAATGCATCTCGTTCATCCAGCCAGTCACCAGCCCTAAGCACTCCATCTACAAGCCAAGAAAAAAGACATCACAAAACACAGACTTCAAACAGCCTGTTGCACTACCGAG ccACAAAGAAATTGGATTCCAAATATGCACCAAGCAAAAGAGGGACACGGTGGGGTTTCCGTTCTCAGAGCCTCACTAGGGATTCTCCTGCAAAAGATATAGATCTTGTTACAAAAAGAGTTCTTTCTGCTAGGCTGCTGAAAATCAATGAGCTCCGAAATGAACTGACTGAACTCCACATCAAACTGGatgagctgcagaaggaaaacagggcACTGAAGAGGcttcagcacaggcaggagaaagCATTGAATAAGTTTGAAGATACAGAAAACGAAATCTCTCAGCTCCTTGCTCGGCACAACAATGAGATTAGAATATTAAGGGAGCGCCTACGAAAATCTCAGGAGAGAGAACGTGCGACTGAGAGACGGCTGAAAGATACGGAAGATGAACTGTACAGGAGTAAATCTGTCttgcagaaactgaaaaagctGTCTGCAGATAAGCACCTTGCTGAAAGAGATGACCTGGCAAAGAAACTAGCCTTAGCAGAGAGCAAGCTAgaggacagggaaaaaagaattaag GATCTGGAAAGAAATCTTGAATTAAGTGGTAGCAGTTTTCAACGAGAGTtacattcaaagaaaaaaaagttgtgtgaagctcaagaagaaaacagagttcTCCAAGAAGAGCTTAATCAGCTAAATCAGAAGCTGAAG gaaaaagaaagagaacttgaagcaaaaaatatatatgctaATCGTATGTTGAAGCCATCACCTAGAAAAGACACGGATATGGTACAAAGAAGAAGAG CAAAcaaccaaaatattaaaaagggaCTGCAGCTCACAAAAGGTGTACAAACCAGTGGATGCTTCTCACCAGCAGAACTTCTTCCAGAATCAGAATTTGTCTGTGGTGATACAGCAAACAAGAAAGAAGgaattcttctgaaaata gaaaaagaaactcaAGACAAAGAATGGAAAGAACAAACAGAACTCCTAAGACAAGACCAagacagggagaaggaagagaaactgaaacattttcaggaaatacAGTCCTTAGAGGAGAGGGTTCCAAAACTTCCTGACG AGTGGCAAAGGAAAGAAtatgacaaaattaaaaaagaaagcaactttttattaaataaagaagagaaagtaaAGATGGCAACAGAAATCCACAAACCTGAAATAGAAAGAGAAAGCACTGAAGCATTGGAAGAGCGGCGAAAAAGAGAGTTCCTGCTTGCTAAAATGCAAGAAATTGatagagaaatacaaaatacaacAAGTACAAAACTGACTTCCCAAGCACCACTCATAAATACAGCAAGAAAACCTGATTCcctggagaaaaaagagaaaactactCCGTTCTTAGAGATTCCTGGGAAGGTTACTAATGGATTTCCCTTAAAGGAGAGCCAGGATGATGCCACAAGAGCACAAGGGCAGAAGCAACGAAACGTAAGGACTGTAGATTTAAGGAGTGAGTTAGCATTTGGTAGTTATGTACCTTCCTTTGGGAAGGGATCAGGGAGACCAAGTTGGCTCACTCAAAAAAGTGacaaattagaagaaaatgctaaggaaaatgtagattttgatagtaagaaagaaaagaagtccAATTTAATGGAACAACTCTTTGGAAGCAGTGCCAGTACCATtgttctttctaaaaataacaaTACATCACCTTTGGACATAGACTGGGACTCTAGTAATAAGACTTTTGTTGATAAAAACAGTAAAGTCAAAGAAGACAGTGGGCTTTTTGGTGAAGGAAGAAGCCTAAACAGACACCGTCTGCAGTACACTACAAACAAGCCAGGAGTTAATACCCTGGGTTCTTTAGAAGATGAAATTGAAGAAGTAGTCTTACAGTGA